From Toxorhynchites rutilus septentrionalis strain SRP chromosome 2, ASM2978413v1, whole genome shotgun sequence, a single genomic window includes:
- the LOC129764206 gene encoding uncharacterized protein LOC129764206 gives MELIHVSLAILVGLCSVSVCNAKATHKVFCSEDQMRIHVALPSNDSSTSVYLQGMKGYPDPKCKPSIKDTLAEFQLSLIDVYECGVTRVVNKITGKKVFYHRIIVEGDQEFGKEIISVKCITNGPQYNITHGIVKRDVLPAGFQEPEDLEITSNITGSAPEPVLSIAVRQGNKLVSGDLNVSPGTNLQMEIFLDKNSSPIYGLGVNYMQVTDTLAQEETIIFNGCSVDPYLFENFNTVDGDLLTAKFRAFKFPESTFVQFRGTVNVCLDKCKGLVCSNGQTAYGRKRRAISEVWAYPNKIYEVTMTTFIKVNYDENGDEIAASDIDQKFRQLKLANQKLARNSRAGNVFESIHEGVKHTESSPSENAKVEETILFTREVMSEPQGNVGTSGSSRQLPMVHFIFALLLTTTVISVRNALL, from the exons CAACGCACAAAGTGTTCTGCTCGGAAGATCAGATGCGGATCCACGTCGCCCTACCATCGAACGATTCGAGCACCTCGGTCTATCTGCAGGGAATGAAGGGTTATCCCGATCCAAAATGCAAACCATCCATCAAGGACACCCTGGCGGAATTCCAGCTGTCACTTATTGACGTTTACGAATGTGGCGTGACCAGGGTTGTGAATAAGATAACT GGAAAGAAAGTCTTCTACCATCGCATCATCGTTGAGGGTGATCAAGAGTTTGGCAAAGAGATCATCAGCGTGAAATGTATCACCAACGGACCACAGTACAACATAACGCACGGGATCGTGAAACGAGATGTCCTACCGGCGGGATTCCAGGAGCCAGA GGATCTTGAAATCACCTCCAATATCACTGGTAGCGCGCCAGAACCAGTGCTGAGCATTGCTGTTCGCCAGGGAAACAAACTCGTATCGGGGGATTTGAACGTCAGTCCTGGAACAAATCTACAGATGGAAATTTTCCTCGATAAGAATTCTTCGCCAATCTATGGACTCGGTGTGAACTACATGCAGGTTACCGATACCCTTGCCCAGGAAGAGACCATCATATTCAATGG CTGTTCTGTCGATCCGTATCTGTTCGAGAATTTCAACACTGTTGATGGTGATTTGCTGACGGCCAAATTCCGCGCCTTCAAGTTCCCAGAGTCCACGTTCGTGCAGTTCCGAGGAACGGTCAACGTTTGTCTGGACAAATGCAAGGGCCTCGTCTGTAGCAACGGACAAACCGCTTACGGCCGCAAGCGTCGTGCAATCAGTGAAGTATGGGCCTACCCGAACAAAATTTACGAAGTAACCATGACCACCTTCATCAAAGTAAACTATGACGAAAATGGCGATGAAA TCGCTGCTTCCGATATCGATCAAAAGTTCCGTCAGTTGAAGCTGGCAAACCAGAAGCTAGCCCGCAACAGTCGTGCTGGAAATGTGTTCGAAAGTATCCACGAGGGCGTTAAACACACCGAATCCAGTCCAAGTGAAAACGCAAAAGTCGAGGAAACCATCCTTTTCACCCGGGAAGTGATGAGCGAACCTCAAGGAAACGTCGGAACGAGTGGTAGCAGCAGGCAGCTTCCAATGGTTCATTTCATCTTTGCGCTGCTACTAACCACGACAGTAatttccgtccgtaatgctctcCTCTAA